CTGAAGAACAGCAATAACCATATCCAGAAAGAGAGGCCCAGGTTGTAGTATATTAATCCATAGATACCTAACACCGTCATCGCTGCTTCTTCCAATAGGAGCGTAATTTTCATGTGATCTTTCATAACCATCTGTTTTATATTTTTTGATGGTTCAAAGTTGGGGGTAAAAACAAGGCTTTACGCTTGACAAAAATCAAGAAAGTGTTTTTCGGCGGATGCGGCTGAACGTTTCCGGGGTCATGCCAATCATGGAGGCCAGGTACTGCAGTGGCACCAGGTTAAATAGTTCGCGCTGCTGTTCGAACAACAACTGGTACCGCTCTTCGGCCGATAAGGAGATTTGATTAAATATGCGGTTTTCCAGGGTGATAAAACATTTACCGATAAACAGTTTTTCAAGCTCATGCCATTTAGGGATCAATTTTCCGATGGCCGTGTATTGCTGATGATCTATCGTAAAGAGCCGGCAGTCCGTAAGTGCCTGAATATTCCATCTGGCTTCTTCCCTAAAAAGGAACCCTGACAAATCAGTCAAAAAATATCCTTTCGTACCGATCCACTGGGTCACTTCCCGGTCCGGAAGGTTGGCATAAACACGGAATAGGCCGTCCTGTATAAAACTTAGTTTATTGCAATATTTCCCGGTCTTCTGGTAGAATTCGCCTTTAGCATAACGCTCTTCTTTAAATAATCCGGCAAGCTGTTTACAATCAGCCACATCGATGCAGAAGTAATGATGCAGGTAATTTTCTAATTCGCTCATTTAGCTTAAAGCTATGACATTTTTACCAATACCTATGCATAAGGTTATGATCAGCAAAGATCCAAGCTTAATATTTATACCCGTTTACCAGTAGCTATATTCCGAACATTCCTAAATGATTTTGGAAATTAACCTGGTTATTGAGATGAAATCCATCATAAAGGTGCCGCCTGGATCGCGGCACCTTTATCGGAGTTATCATCATAGCTCAGTTCTCCGAAGGCTTTACCCATCTATCCTTTGCAAATGCCAGCGCATACATCAACGCTCCGCCGATCATATTGGTGATGCGGAATACATTGAGCAATTCCATCGGGTCAGCGGCTTTAGGCAGATGTATAAGCACGATCACCAGTAAAAGGTAAACTGCCAGGAGCATAGCGGCCAGTTGATCATATTTACCGACAGCGCAGCTGATGATGAACAGCAACAGACAGATCCCGGTAAAGTAATTGATGAAATACGGGAAAGGAAAGTAAGTAGGCACATACTTGTCTACGCCTACTTTTGCCAGGAAAAGATGTAAAAACA
The sequence above is a segment of the Mucilaginibacter celer genome. Coding sequences within it:
- a CDS encoding Crp/Fnr family transcriptional regulator yields the protein MSELENYLHHYFCIDVADCKQLAGLFKEERYAKGEFYQKTGKYCNKLSFIQDGLFRVYANLPDREVTQWIGTKGYFLTDLSGFLFREEARWNIQALTDCRLFTIDHQQYTAIGKLIPKWHELEKLFIGKCFITLENRIFNQISLSAEERYQLLFEQQRELFNLVPLQYLASMIGMTPETFSRIRRKTLS